In Bernardetia litoralis DSM 6794, the genomic window AATCTTTAAACTAAATTGGACATATCTAAATGAAACAAAACAAATAGGAGCATTCAAAGCTAAAAAAGCGATAGCTAAAAAAGATACTACCTTTTTTGCAGAAGTTTGGTACACAGAAGATTTACCTCCTTTTCCAATAGAAGGTTTGTTTGGATTAAAGGGGGGAGTGGTGGAAGCTACTTTTGCAGAAGGACAACAACTGAAATTAAAAAACTTTTCAACTACATTATCTAAGGAAGATAGTATTGAAAAACCAACTAAAGGCAAAAACATTTCTGAAAAAGAATATAAACTACTTGAAGAACAAAAAATAAAAGAAGTAAATGAACACGCAAAAAATAGTCGCAAAAATTAATCTTTTCTCTGTATTATTATTTTTAATCTTTTTTTCTACTGCTTGTAATGAAGTTAAGACAGGAAAAGCAACTTATACATTTACTAATCAAGTAAGTGAGGAGTTTATGCAAAAAGAAAGAGAAACGGCTGAGATAATGGCAGGAGGAGATGAAGAATTACTAAAAGAAGTAATGAACCATATAAGAAAAACAAATACTGAACGAATCTATTCTTTGTTTTTTCAGGGAGATAAATCTGTTTTTAGTATGGATACAGAATGGAATGGACAAGAAGATCCTAACAAAATCTACATAGATTATCAAACGAAACAAGTAATTAGACCCAAAGAAGGAAAGGTAAGAAAAGAACCTTTTACTAAAGCAAAGTGGCAGATTACTGATAAAACTAAAAAGATTGGCAAGTGGAATGTTCAGAAAGCTACTGCAGAATTTGATGGACAGATAATTACAGCTTGGTTCGCAAAAGATAATTTGAGAATTGCGCCTAGAGGTTATGCAGGTTTAGATGGAATTGTTGTTGAACTAATACTTGAGGCAGGTGCTAAATATACACTCACTAACTTAGAGTTTGATGAAGATGTAAAAGTAGATTTACCTTAGCTTTATTAAAAAATAATATTTTATTCATTTTCATATAACCTATTTTCCTATGAAAAATCTATTTGTTTTTTGCCTTTTGACACTAGTATGTATGTCTAAACAATCATTATCCTATTCACAAGGTTATCTTAAATATGAGTTTACTTCAGCAGCACCTTCAGATGAAAGCATACAGGATCGTATTGAACAGATTAAAGCTCAAATTCCAGATGAGGCACTTCAAGAAAAAGTAATTCAACAACTTAAAGAAAAAATGATTCAAAACTATCAAATTCATTTGGTATTTGATGGAGAAGTTGCAGTATCTCACAACGAAAACACCAAAAATGCACCCCTTAAAGTAGGAGACGAAATTATATATCGCAATACAAATGAACCTGTTTTTACCTCTCAAAGTTATATCTTCAATAAGGCTTTTGTAGTAACAGACTCTATACCCACCTATGAAGTAATCTACACAGAAGAAACCAAACAAATTGGACCTTTTAAAGCCTATAAAGCAATTTTAAAACAAAACGAAGAAGAAGTAGCTCAGGTATGGTACACAAAAGAAATATCTTATGCACACTCACCCCTCAAAATGTATGTAGAGGACGGATTAGTATTAGAAATTTTGAAAAAGGACGGAGCAAAAGTAGCTTTCAAAGAGTTTTCGACAGTACTTCCTAAAGAAATTCCTCTTGAAAAGCCTAATAAAGGTAAAACCCTAACGCAAAGTGAATTTGATATGCTTAAAGATGAAAAACTTAAAGATATGCAAACAGGGGGAGGAAGTACAATTGTTATTGGAAAATAAAAACCTATACTAGATTAGAGAAGTTTTAATCGACTTTTCTAATCTATTTTTTTGCTATGAAAAAATACCTCTTATTTACTCTTTTTTTATTTAGCTCTTCCATCTTGATGGCGCAAACAGCTACATTTGAAGGAAAAGTAATAGTCAAAGAAACAGACGAAACAATACCTTTTGCTCAAGTAATTTTGAGAACTAAAACAGATTCTTCTTTAGTGGCTTTTAGTTCGGCAGATGCAGATGGAAAGTTCAATATTACCACTACTTTCGGAACATATATTTTGGAAGTTCGAAGTGTTGGTTATTTCCCTAATAATCAACTTATTACTATTGATAAAAAGAAATTTGAGCTTGATATTTTTTTAAAGGAAGATGTACAAGCTCTCAAGCAAGTAGAAATAGTGGATAGATCGCCGATTACACAAAATAATGATACACTTTCGTTTAATGCAGCAGATTTTAGCGCAGCAGGAGATGAAAAGCTAGAAGATATTGTAAAGAAAATACCCAACTTAGAAGTAAATAATAATGGCGAAATTTTTTACAAAGGCAAACAAATTGAAGATATAGAAATAGAGGGAGAAAGTCTTTTCAAACAGAGTCCACAGACAATTAATCGTTCTTTACCTGCTGATGTGGTGGACAAAATCCAAGTCATAGAAGGAAAATCATGGGAC contains:
- a CDS encoding GLPGLI family protein, whose translation is MNTQKIVAKINLFSVLLFLIFFSTACNEVKTGKATYTFTNQVSEEFMQKERETAEIMAGGDEELLKEVMNHIRKTNTERIYSLFFQGDKSVFSMDTEWNGQEDPNKIYIDYQTKQVIRPKEGKVRKEPFTKAKWQITDKTKKIGKWNVQKATAEFDGQIITAWFAKDNLRIAPRGYAGLDGIVVELILEAGAKYTLTNLEFDEDVKVDLP
- a CDS encoding GLPGLI family protein, producing the protein MKNLFVFCLLTLVCMSKQSLSYSQGYLKYEFTSAAPSDESIQDRIEQIKAQIPDEALQEKVIQQLKEKMIQNYQIHLVFDGEVAVSHNENTKNAPLKVGDEIIYRNTNEPVFTSQSYIFNKAFVVTDSIPTYEVIYTEETKQIGPFKAYKAILKQNEEEVAQVWYTKEISYAHSPLKMYVEDGLVLEILKKDGAKVAFKEFSTVLPKEIPLEKPNKGKTLTQSEFDMLKDEKLKDMQTGGGSTIVIGK